A single Halobellus ruber DNA region contains:
- a CDS encoding FAD-binding and (Fe-S)-binding domain-containing protein — translation MPDRDTDTVPDGGVASATAADGRADYQYTSDDVERPGLVAALDARVDGEVRFDTYTRQLYATDASAYEVTPIGVVFPTSTADVASVVAYCADEEIPVLPRGGGTSLAGQTVNEAVVLDFTRHMDAVREIDPDAGVARVQAGTVLSDLNDRAAEHGLTFGPDPAAGDRSAIGGAIGNNSTGAHSLVYEKTDHYVEEAEVVLADGTVTTFGEVSVSELRERADPDGDIEARIAAGVISVLDDQAEEIRDRYPDLKRNVSGYNLDRLLAEAEGEYGEAGVVNLAHLLAGSEGTLAVVTEATVGLEPLPGSKSVALLTYDSVLDAVSDVVHVLDHDPAAVELIDDTLIELASETTEFEDVVAKLPAGTEAALLTEFYADSDAAGREMVDGLLADRVPGSGGATAANEGGRAPESTDGGVVAEPSDDRYAFGALEAYDDADRKELWKLRKSGLPILLSRTSDEKHISFLEDCAIPPEHLPEFVSEFQSVLEDHGTFAAFYAHAGPGVLHVRPLIDAKSQLEVDAMEAIADGVTDLVVELGGSVSGEHGDGRARTQWNRKLYGDRLWEAFRDLKTAFDPDWLLNPGQVCGDVALTENLRFDPDYEFEAGFDPALEWDNDNGMQGMVELCHGCGGCRTQQSEGGVMCPTFRAADEEITSTRGRANMLRQAMSGDLPDDPTDEEFVTEVMDLCIGCKGCANDCPSEVDLAKLKAEVTHAYHQEHGSSLRSKLFANVDTLAKVGSALAPVSNWAAKVPGARTVLEETVGIAGERTLPTFRRKTLRDWFDARGGCRVDAATADRRAVLLPDTYTNYSHPAVGKAAVRVLEAAGVSVDLADATDSGRPAFSKGYLDAARESARSVVDELAPRIDAGWDVVVAEPSDAVMLQTDYGDLLSGPDVDAVRANSYGVCEYLDAFRLDEAVDFGAPDRSLAYHGHCHQKATKKDHHAVGVLRRAGYRVDPLDSGCCGMAGSFGYEAEHHAMSMAIGEELGSQVEDSDATSVVAPGASCRTQLSDLGAGVDRALLPDAGSDRSEPPTPIEALAAALE, via the coding sequence ATGCCCGACCGCGACACCGACACCGTTCCGGACGGCGGCGTGGCCTCCGCCACCGCGGCCGACGGTCGCGCCGACTACCAGTACACCTCAGACGACGTCGAGCGCCCGGGGCTGGTCGCCGCCCTCGACGCCCGGGTCGACGGCGAGGTGCGGTTCGACACCTACACCAGACAGCTGTACGCGACAGACGCCTCCGCCTACGAGGTGACGCCGATCGGCGTGGTCTTCCCGACGTCGACCGCCGATGTCGCGAGCGTTGTCGCCTACTGCGCCGACGAGGAGATCCCGGTGCTCCCCCGCGGCGGCGGGACGAGCCTCGCGGGGCAGACGGTCAACGAGGCAGTCGTCCTCGATTTCACGCGACATATGGACGCGGTCCGGGAGATCGACCCCGACGCCGGCGTGGCGCGGGTGCAGGCCGGGACCGTCCTCTCCGATCTCAACGACCGGGCCGCCGAGCACGGGCTCACGTTCGGGCCCGATCCCGCCGCGGGCGACCGCAGCGCGATCGGCGGCGCGATCGGCAACAACTCCACGGGAGCCCACTCGCTGGTCTACGAGAAGACCGACCACTACGTCGAGGAAGCGGAGGTGGTGCTCGCCGACGGCACCGTCACCACCTTCGGCGAGGTGTCGGTGTCGGAACTGAGGGAACGCGCCGACCCCGACGGCGACATCGAGGCGCGGATTGCGGCGGGCGTGATTTCGGTCCTCGACGACCAGGCCGAGGAGATCCGCGACCGCTATCCCGACCTGAAGCGGAACGTCTCCGGGTACAACCTCGACCGGCTGCTCGCGGAGGCCGAGGGGGAGTACGGCGAGGCGGGTGTCGTCAACCTCGCTCACCTGCTTGCGGGCAGCGAGGGCACGCTCGCGGTCGTGACGGAGGCGACCGTCGGATTGGAGCCGCTCCCCGGGTCGAAGTCGGTGGCGCTTCTGACCTACGACAGCGTCCTCGACGCCGTCAGCGACGTGGTCCACGTCCTCGATCACGACCCCGCGGCGGTGGAGCTGATCGACGACACGCTGATCGAGTTGGCGTCGGAGACGACCGAGTTCGAGGACGTTGTCGCGAAACTCCCGGCGGGAACCGAGGCGGCGCTCCTGACCGAGTTCTACGCCGACAGCGACGCGGCGGGGCGGGAGATGGTCGACGGGTTGCTGGCGGATCGGGTGCCGGGATCCGGCGGCGCTACTGCCGCAAACGAGGGCGGGAGGGCCCCGGAGAGCACCGACGGCGGCGTCGTCGCCGAACCCTCGGACGATCGCTACGCCTTCGGTGCCCTGGAGGCCTACGACGACGCCGACCGCAAGGAGCTCTGGAAGCTCCGGAAGTCGGGGCTGCCGATCCTCCTGAGCCGCACCAGCGACGAGAAGCACATCAGCTTCCTCGAGGACTGTGCGATCCCGCCGGAGCACCTCCCGGAGTTCGTCTCCGAGTTCCAGTCCGTACTCGAGGATCACGGCACGTTTGCCGCCTTCTACGCGCACGCCGGCCCCGGTGTCCTCCACGTCCGGCCCCTCATCGACGCCAAATCGCAGCTGGAGGTGGACGCGATGGAGGCGATCGCCGACGGAGTGACCGACCTCGTCGTGGAACTCGGCGGGTCCGTCTCCGGCGAGCACGGCGACGGCCGCGCGCGGACCCAGTGGAACCGGAAGCTCTACGGCGACCGGTTGTGGGAGGCGTTCCGCGACCTCAAGACCGCCTTCGACCCCGACTGGCTCCTGAACCCAGGCCAGGTCTGCGGCGACGTCGCCCTCACCGAGAACCTGCGGTTCGACCCCGACTACGAGTTCGAGGCGGGCTTCGACCCGGCGCTGGAGTGGGACAACGACAACGGGATGCAGGGGATGGTCGAACTCTGTCACGGCTGCGGCGGCTGCCGCACCCAGCAGTCGGAGGGCGGGGTGATGTGCCCAACCTTCCGCGCGGCCGACGAGGAGATCACGAGCACCCGCGGGCGGGCGAATATGCTCCGGCAGGCGATGAGCGGCGACCTCCCCGACGACCCGACCGACGAGGAGTTCGTCACCGAGGTGATGGACCTCTGTATCGGGTGTAAGGGCTGTGCCAACGACTGCCCCAGCGAGGTCGACCTCGCGAAGCTGAAGGCGGAGGTGACCCACGCGTACCACCAGGAGCACGGCTCCTCGCTCCGGTCGAAGCTGTTCGCCAACGTCGACACCCTCGCGAAGGTGGGCAGCGCGCTCGCGCCGGTCTCGAACTGGGCGGCGAAGGTTCCCGGCGCCCGGACAGTGTTGGAGGAGACCGTGGGCATCGCCGGCGAGCGGACGCTGCCGACCTTCCGCCGGAAGACGTTGCGGGACTGGTTCGACGCGCGCGGCGGCTGTCGGGTCGACGCCGCGACCGCCGACAGACGGGCCGTTCTCCTGCCGGACACCTACACCAACTACAGCCACCCCGCAGTCGGGAAGGCGGCGGTCCGCGTGCTGGAGGCCGCGGGCGTCTCCGTCGACCTCGCCGACGCCACCGACAGCGGCCGGCCCGCCTTCTCGAAGGGATACCTCGACGCCGCGCGGGAGTCGGCCCGGAGCGTCGTCGACGAACTCGCGCCCCGGATCGACGCGGGGTGGGACGTCGTGGTCGCCGAACCCTCCGACGCGGTGATGCTTCAAACCGATTACGGCGACCTGCTCTCGGGGCCGGACGTCGACGCGGTCCGCGCGAACAGCTACGGGGTGTGTGAGTACCTCGACGCCTTCCGGCTGGACGAGGCGGTCGACTTCGGCGCCCCCGACCGGTCGCTGGCCTACCACGGCCACTGCCACCAGAAGGCGACGAAGAAGGACCACCACGCGGTCGGCGTGCTCCGGCGGGCGGGCTACCGCGTCGACCCGCTGGATTCGGGGTGTTGTGGGATGGCCGGCAGTTTCGGGTACGAGGCCGAACACCACGCGATGAGTATGGCGATCGGCGAGGAACTCGGCTCCCAGGTCGAGGACAGCGACGCGACCTCGGTGGTCGCGCCGGGCGCGTCGTGTCGGACGCAGCTCTCGGACCTGGGCGCGGGCGTCGACCGGGCGCTGCTCCCCGACGCCGGAAGCGACCGGTCGGAGCCGCCGACGCCGATCGAGGCGCTCGCCGCGGCGCTCGAATAG
- a CDS encoding class 1 fructose-bisphosphatase: protein MTDTDTTDQVESIAAAIDAVVDVVARAAPEIRSGLPGRRVAAEGQNPSGETQMAADVFADDLLCERLGALDGVGTYASEERETAVDVGSGVSVCVDPLDGSSNLEPNAAMGTIVAVYDGPLPAAGRDIRAAAYVLYGPITTMAVAREGSVTEYVIHEDADYDVLTEDVRLPDDPTVYGFGGRVPHWVEPFEAFAADVESDPSLKLRYGGAMIGDVNQVLTYGGIFAYPTLSNAPEGKLRLQFEGYPVGYIVEAAGGASSNGRRSLLDVEKDDLHARTPVYVGNQELIDDLESRFAE from the coding sequence ATGACCGACACCGACACCACCGATCAGGTCGAATCGATCGCCGCGGCCATCGACGCCGTCGTCGACGTCGTCGCTCGGGCGGCCCCGGAGATCCGTTCCGGCCTCCCGGGGCGTCGGGTGGCCGCGGAGGGGCAGAACCCCTCGGGGGAGACTCAGATGGCCGCCGACGTTTTCGCCGACGACCTCCTCTGCGAACGGCTCGGCGCGCTCGACGGCGTCGGGACGTACGCGAGCGAGGAGCGGGAGACCGCAGTCGACGTCGGGTCGGGCGTGTCGGTCTGCGTCGACCCGCTCGACGGTTCCTCGAACCTCGAACCCAACGCCGCGATGGGGACGATCGTCGCGGTCTACGACGGGCCGCTACCGGCTGCCGGCCGCGACATCCGCGCGGCCGCGTACGTCCTCTACGGGCCGATCACCACGATGGCGGTCGCCAGAGAGGGGTCGGTGACCGAGTACGTGATCCACGAGGACGCCGACTACGACGTGCTGACCGAGGACGTGCGGCTCCCCGACGACCCCACCGTGTACGGGTTCGGGGGTCGGGTGCCACACTGGGTCGAGCCGTTCGAGGCCTTCGCCGCGGACGTCGAGTCGGATCCCTCGCTGAAGCTCCGGTACGGCGGCGCGATGATCGGCGACGTCAACCAGGTGCTCACCTACGGCGGGATCTTCGCGTACCCGACGCTGTCGAACGCTCCCGAAGGGAAGCTCCGCCTCCAGTTCGAGGGCTACCCGGTGGGATACATCGTCGAGGCGGCGGGCGGGGCCTCCTCGAACGGCCGCCGTTCGCTCCTCGATGTCGAGAAGGACGATCTTCACGCCCGGACGCCGGTGTACGTCGGCAATCAGGAGTTGATCGACGACCTGGAGTCGCGGTTCGCCGAGTGA
- a CDS encoding ABC transporter ATP-binding protein, whose product MIRADGLRKTYGDFPAVVGSDFTVEAGEIFGIVGPNGAGKTTTLKMLAGLVEPTEGTAEVGGRAADDPETRRNLGFLPEESPLYEDMTPRSYLEFFADLYDVPRSEATERTESTLDRLELEHRERRLGDMSKGMKRKVAIARSLVNDPDLLIYDEPASGLDPLTTNYVLEFTRELADRGKTVVFSAHNLYHVESVCDRIVIMNRGEIIARGTVPEIRETYGETTYHVFTTVPVEGSDSVAGADSERHRAVVPDMDAVEELRERAAAAGGSVVDIRTREQSLEDIFLDLARGTPDTDTDRGRVPVDDGDGGAPTSHGPSDRPAPSTPGSGGDRR is encoded by the coding sequence ATGATACGCGCCGACGGCCTCCGGAAAACCTACGGCGACTTTCCCGCCGTGGTCGGGAGCGACTTCACCGTGGAGGCCGGGGAGATCTTCGGGATCGTCGGGCCGAACGGGGCGGGCAAGACCACGACGCTGAAGATGCTCGCGGGACTGGTCGAACCGACCGAGGGGACCGCCGAGGTGGGCGGCCGTGCCGCCGACGACCCCGAGACCCGCCGGAACCTGGGGTTCCTGCCGGAGGAGTCGCCGCTCTACGAGGATATGACGCCGCGGTCGTATCTGGAGTTCTTCGCGGACCTCTACGACGTCCCCCGCTCGGAGGCCACCGAGCGCACCGAGTCGACGCTCGACAGGCTGGAACTCGAACACCGCGAGCGACGGCTGGGGGATATGTCGAAGGGTATGAAACGGAAGGTCGCCATCGCCCGCTCGCTGGTCAACGACCCCGACCTCCTGATCTACGACGAGCCCGCATCGGGGCTGGACCCGCTGACGACGAACTACGTTCTGGAGTTCACCCGCGAACTCGCCGATCGGGGCAAGACCGTCGTGTTCAGCGCTCACAACCTCTATCACGTCGAAAGCGTCTGCGACCGGATCGTGATCATGAACCGCGGAGAGATCATCGCCCGCGGGACCGTCCCCGAGATCCGCGAGACGTACGGCGAGACAACCTACCACGTGTTCACGACGGTCCCGGTGGAGGGAAGCGACTCCGTCGCCGGCGCCGATTCCGAGCGCCACCGCGCGGTCGTCCCGGATATGGACGCCGTCGAGGAGCTCAGGGAGCGCGCCGCGGCGGCGGGCGGGAGCGTCGTCGACATCCGGACCCGCGAGCAGAGTTTGGAGGACATCTTCCTCGACCTCGCCCGCGGCACGCCCGACACCGACACCGACCGGGGCCGTGTGCCGGTCGACGACGGCGACGGGGGGGCGCCCACGAGCCACGGTCCGAGCGACCGACCGGCGCCGTCGACGCCCGGATCCGGGGGCGACCGCCGGTGA
- a CDS encoding PrsW family intramembrane metalloprotease: MKRSPYDHLRAVLRIARWEVDRSASVVDRRTAALGVVALLVAGGVVAAGAAGGGVALDRDIYRVGVAPDSPYREPVERSVALDARPAEPDAFRAGEIEVLVRDGRVLVANSPKGRAAASAFRSAVRAYNVGLMRAEENGSAAFPVVVVVQYASQSAALPDSVTAGDGDGGAIGGDDGGSGGGGDGTDGSDAGSEPDDGGGSTGGPLGVPALEGLNPLGGGGSGSPAEIQPPFPFGSLVLAFAFLVPMNFVIQAYGSTMLNERINRRGELLLVAPVSPGDIVAGKTLPYLGLLVGLTALVAVAVGGSVVAVAAALPIALLFLSATFAGAMFARSFKELTFVTVTVSVFLTAYTFVPAIFANVTPIALISPLTVVVRDLQPLQSVAPLEFAFATVPFTLCAGVLFLLGTGIYREEDLFTQRPVPLKLLDALAVRVTKPRHAAVLAGLTVPFVFVAELLVVAVLFALPVSVTVPIVLLAVAVVEEVAKSLHLFAAFEADRFPDTRRTAVLLGALSGLGFFVGEKFTAVVQVVGLPELVLGRAAFAPSGIGVTEGAALFLAPLVLHVVTTGIAALGARRTLRWYVAALVGSVLLHTAYNLTVVTRLA; encoded by the coding sequence GTGAAACGGTCGCCGTATGACCACCTGCGGGCCGTCCTGCGCATCGCCCGATGGGAGGTCGACCGCTCCGCGAGCGTCGTAGACCGGCGGACGGCGGCCCTGGGGGTGGTCGCACTCCTGGTGGCCGGCGGCGTCGTCGCCGCGGGCGCTGCCGGCGGCGGGGTCGCGCTCGACCGCGACATCTACCGGGTCGGGGTCGCACCGGACAGCCCCTACCGCGAACCCGTCGAACGGAGCGTCGCGCTCGACGCCCGGCCTGCTGAGCCCGACGCCTTTCGCGCCGGCGAGATCGAGGTGTTGGTCCGGGACGGGCGCGTTCTGGTCGCGAACTCCCCGAAGGGCCGGGCCGCGGCCTCGGCGTTCCGATCGGCGGTGCGGGCCTACAACGTCGGGCTGATGCGCGCCGAGGAGAACGGCTCCGCGGCGTTCCCGGTCGTCGTCGTGGTGCAGTACGCCTCCCAGTCGGCCGCGCTGCCCGACTCGGTGACCGCAGGGGACGGTGACGGGGGAGCCATCGGCGGCGACGACGGCGGCAGCGGCGGTGGCGGCGACGGAACCGACGGCAGCGACGCCGGGTCGGAACCGGACGACGGTGGCGGCTCGACGGGTGGCCCGCTCGGCGTCCCGGCCCTGGAGGGTCTGAACCCGCTGGGCGGCGGCGGGTCCGGGTCCCCGGCGGAGATCCAGCCGCCCTTCCCGTTCGGCTCCTTGGTGCTCGCCTTCGCCTTTCTGGTGCCGATGAACTTCGTGATCCAGGCGTACGGCTCGACGATGCTGAACGAACGGATCAACCGCCGGGGGGAACTGCTCTTGGTCGCGCCGGTGTCCCCCGGCGACATCGTGGCCGGGAAGACGCTGCCGTACCTCGGACTCCTCGTCGGACTCACCGCGCTCGTCGCAGTCGCCGTCGGCGGAAGCGTCGTCGCGGTCGCGGCTGCACTGCCGATCGCGCTCCTGTTTCTTTCGGCCACCTTCGCGGGTGCGATGTTCGCCCGGTCGTTCAAGGAACTCACCTTCGTGACCGTCACCGTCTCCGTCTTCCTGACCGCGTACACGTTCGTGCCCGCGATCTTCGCGAACGTGACGCCGATCGCACTGATCTCCCCGCTCACGGTGGTGGTCCGCGACCTCCAGCCCCTCCAGTCGGTCGCGCCCCTGGAGTTCGCGTTCGCGACCGTGCCGTTCACCCTGTGTGCGGGCGTCCTGTTCCTGCTCGGGACCGGGATCTATCGGGAGGAGGACCTCTTCACCCAGCGGCCGGTCCCGCTGAAGCTGCTGGACGCGCTCGCGGTCCGGGTCACAAAGCCCCGACACGCCGCGGTCCTCGCGGGGCTTACGGTCCCGTTCGTGTTCGTCGCTGAACTGCTCGTGGTCGCGGTACTGTTCGCGCTGCCGGTGTCGGTCACCGTGCCGATCGTCCTGCTCGCGGTCGCGGTCGTCGAGGAGGTCGCAAAGAGCCTCCACCTGTTTGCGGCCTTCGAGGCCGATCGGTTCCCGGACACACGTCGGACTGCGGTCCTCCTCGGAGCGCTCTCGGGGCTGGGCTTCTTCGTCGGCGAGAAGTTCACCGCGGTCGTGCAGGTGGTCGGTCTCCCCGAACTGGTGCTGGGACGGGCGGCGTTTGCGCCCTCCGGGATCGGCGTCACCGAGGGTGCGGCACTGTTTCTCGCGCCGCTCGTGCTCCACGTGGTCACCACGGGCATCGCGGCCCTCGGTGCGCGGCGGACCCTCCGGTGGTACGTCGCTGCCCTGGTCGGGAGCGTGCTCCTCCACACCGCGTACAACCTCACGGTGGTGACCCGCCTTGCGTGA
- a CDS encoding ABC transporter permease translates to MRDRTDPRVTIARRELGQLRKEKTIVLALVLQLFIAAFSSFLVVGLVSLYDPGQVGGTEVDVAVTGDASEELIRAAREVRGVDARFYRSEASAMRAFQEYRATGIDAVLVAETRDERVFVRAVAPDSNVQTTVVVVQLRDVLRAFERAERADRAAFLASTPLELPPETDSSPYLGFTYTILLPLLLVLPVFISGSITVDSVTEEIDRGTLELLRVAPVTLHDVVDGKLAAAAGLAPVQAGLWIVLLELNGTSVANVVPLVALVAGLALTVCGLGAAVALAAPDRRAAQFLYSVGVLLVIGGTTLLPHGPVTAAARLGIGSPTTGDYFAVAGVVALAVAVYVGLHRLVDRVDADAL, encoded by the coding sequence TTGCGTGACCGCACCGACCCCCGCGTCACGATCGCCCGCCGGGAACTCGGACAGCTACGGAAGGAGAAGACCATCGTATTAGCGCTCGTGCTCCAGCTTTTCATCGCGGCGTTCTCGTCGTTCCTCGTCGTCGGGCTGGTGTCGCTGTACGACCCCGGACAGGTCGGCGGTACCGAAGTCGACGTCGCGGTCACCGGCGACGCCTCGGAGGAACTGATCCGCGCCGCCAGGGAGGTTCGCGGGGTCGACGCCCGGTTCTACCGGAGCGAGGCGTCGGCGATGCGGGCGTTCCAGGAGTACCGCGCGACCGGGATCGACGCCGTACTGGTGGCTGAAACCCGCGACGAGCGGGTGTTCGTCAGGGCGGTCGCACCCGACTCCAACGTCCAGACCACTGTCGTGGTGGTGCAGTTGCGCGACGTCCTGCGCGCCTTCGAGCGCGCCGAACGGGCCGACCGGGCGGCGTTCCTGGCGTCGACGCCGCTTGAACTCCCGCCGGAGACCGACTCCAGTCCATACCTCGGCTTCACGTACACGATCCTGCTGCCGCTTCTTCTGGTGTTGCCGGTGTTCATCTCCGGGTCGATCACGGTCGACTCCGTCACCGAGGAGATCGACCGCGGGACGCTCGAACTCCTCCGGGTGGCGCCCGTGACCCTCCACGACGTCGTCGACGGCAAACTCGCGGCCGCCGCGGGGCTCGCACCGGTCCAGGCCGGCCTCTGGATCGTGCTCCTGGAACTCAACGGCACGAGCGTCGCCAACGTGGTCCCGCTCGTCGCGCTCGTCGCCGGGCTGGCGCTCACAGTCTGTGGGCTCGGCGCGGCGGTCGCACTAGCTGCGCCGGACCGCCGGGCCGCGCAGTTCCTCTACTCCGTTGGGGTCCTGCTCGTGATCGGCGGGACGACGCTGCTGCCGCACGGGCCGGTGACCGCCGCCGCCCGGCTCGGCATCGGGAGCCCCACGACGGGGGACTACTTCGCGGTCGCGGGCGTCGTGGCCCTCGCGGTCGCGGTCTACGTCGGGCTCCATCGGCTGGTCGACCGCGTCGACGCCGACGCGCTCTGA
- a CDS encoding EamA family transporter: MLSPGVGAALAAAVLFGCYLYLYKRHFDVLPATVYTAVNEVAGFVWYLPIAALTWPADTAVLPAATTPADLALLGAVGVTVAAANIVSIRALKLGDASYVAPLNKLVPVFVLPIELLLLTTAIGAVQVGGVVLAVTAIYVANYETASALEPLRRAVTYRPAQLALGGALLFALGDVGTRAVLSTTPIPTQTTALFSFVAVAGVAVPFAVTRVEWPRLREVLPGLVALSSVFAVGVHLATTSFDLAPASIASPLINTQVIIVVLLGSLLLDEGHLSRRLAAAVLAVAGVALVATG; encoded by the coding sequence ATGCTCTCTCCGGGTGTGGGGGCGGCGCTGGCCGCCGCCGTGCTGTTCGGCTGCTACCTCTACCTCTACAAGCGGCACTTCGACGTGCTGCCGGCGACGGTGTACACGGCGGTCAACGAGGTGGCCGGCTTCGTCTGGTATCTGCCGATCGCCGCGCTCACCTGGCCGGCCGACACGGCCGTGCTCCCGGCCGCGACGACGCCAGCCGACCTGGCGCTTCTCGGGGCGGTCGGGGTGACCGTGGCGGCGGCAAACATCGTCTCGATCCGGGCGCTGAAGCTGGGCGACGCCTCCTACGTCGCGCCGCTGAACAAGCTCGTTCCGGTGTTCGTCCTCCCGATCGAGCTACTGCTTTTGACGACGGCGATCGGGGCCGTCCAGGTTGGCGGGGTCGTGCTCGCCGTCACCGCGATCTACGTCGCGAACTACGAGACGGCGTCGGCCCTCGAACCGCTCCGCCGGGCGGTCACCTACCGTCCGGCCCAACTCGCACTCGGCGGGGCGCTACTGTTCGCCCTCGGCGACGTGGGGACCCGGGCGGTCCTCTCGACCACGCCGATCCCGACCCAGACCACCGCGCTGTTCTCGTTCGTCGCGGTCGCCGGCGTCGCGGTCCCTTTTGCCGTGACCCGCGTGGAGTGGCCGCGTCTCCGTGAGGTGCTCCCGGGGCTGGTAGCGCTCAGTTCGGTGTTCGCGGTCGGAGTCCACCTGGCCACGACCTCGTTCGATCTGGCCCCGGCGAGCATCGCCTCGCCGCTTATCAACACGCAGGTGATCATCGTGGTGCTGCTCGGGAGCCTGCTCCTCGACGAGGGACACCTGTCCCGGCGGCTGGCGGCTGCGGTGCTTGCGGTCGCCGGCGTGGCGCTGGTCGCGACCGGGTGA
- a CDS encoding DUF5798 family protein, whose protein sequence is MGLGGTAKKLQKVTDMAEDVYTRLNDLRDQVVEMRKTTQETSDRVDRLERETAEMRAVVEALAEAEGIDIEAVTADVHISEAEAEGTDAAESDPDRAAADSAEQD, encoded by the coding sequence ATGGGACTCGGAGGCACGGCGAAGAAGCTCCAGAAAGTGACCGATATGGCGGAGGACGTCTACACCCGGCTGAACGACCTCCGCGATCAGGTCGTCGAGATGCGCAAGACGACCCAGGAAACCAGCGACCGGGTCGACCGGCTCGAACGCGAGACCGCGGAGATGCGGGCGGTGGTGGAGGCGCTCGCGGAGGCGGAGGGGATCGACATCGAGGCCGTCACCGCCGACGTACACATCTCGGAGGCCGAAGCTGAGGGGACCGACGCCGCGGAATCCGACCCGGATCGGGCGGCCGCTGACTCCGCCGAACAGGACTGA
- a CDS encoding CoA-binding protein yields MSVSDDDGLERILNHDTVAVVGNSTTPGKAAHDVPAYLQRHGYRIVPVNPFADEILGETAYDSLADVPDSIGVDVVNVFRPSEEAGGIVDSAIERAERLGDVAAVWLQLDITDSEAAERAADAGLDFVQDNCMKVEHRRLRG; encoded by the coding sequence ATGTCTGTCTCCGACGACGACGGACTCGAACGGATCCTCAACCACGACACGGTCGCGGTCGTGGGGAACTCGACCACGCCCGGGAAGGCGGCCCACGACGTCCCCGCGTACCTGCAGCGCCACGGCTACCGGATCGTTCCGGTGAACCCCTTCGCCGACGAGATCCTGGGCGAAACCGCCTACGACTCACTGGCCGACGTGCCGGACTCGATCGGCGTCGACGTGGTGAACGTGTTCCGCCCGAGCGAGGAGGCCGGGGGGATCGTCGACAGCGCGATCGAACGGGCCGAGCGGCTGGGCGACGTCGCGGCCGTGTGGCTCCAGTTGGACATCACCGACAGCGAGGCGGCCGAGCGCGCCGCCGACGCCGGGCTGGATTTCGTCCAGGACAACTGTATGAAGGTCGAACACCGACGACTCCGCGGGTAA
- a CDS encoding HalOD1 output domain-containing protein, whose product MSERQRTSSERAQGWETDTKLVREFPRPVSVADAVTSTVSEAAASWPRLSETPPLSQFVDVEKLNGLFKTKATDDSRWLPSAVFRFQGCRVTVLYGRYIRVMIEQNF is encoded by the coding sequence ATGAGCGAGCGACAGCGGACGTCCTCGGAGCGAGCACAGGGATGGGAGACGGACACGAAGCTGGTTCGGGAGTTTCCCCGCCCGGTTAGTGTGGCCGATGCCGTTACCTCGACAGTCTCCGAGGCCGCCGCGTCGTGGCCGCGGCTGTCGGAGACCCCGCCTCTTAGCCAGTTCGTCGACGTAGAGAAGCTCAACGGACTGTTCAAGACGAAGGCCACGGACGACAGTAGGTGGCTTCCGTCGGCGGTGTTTCGCTTTCAGGGCTGCCGGGTGACGGTGCTGTACGGGCGATACATCCGCGTGATGATCGAGCAGAACTTCTGA